In a genomic window of Vespula vulgaris chromosome 21, iyVesVulg1.1, whole genome shotgun sequence:
- the LOC127071301 gene encoding serine-rich adhesin for platelets-like encodes MFFIEKEAGRYTIDISVTRNLRTRQGWQALTVLVILLTSIFSSCKASPLSKVTAGGLDDTGKLWDQRSNASKNVDYKKDENENPIRRDLPASPAELLKPDKFLFYTYNDQGNMITKQMSLREIQTLIASGNGGHVAMEIYEPHKSGDLLNGEKKVMDVVEKVQNVLKSALDKPSTMAGSLSTIPEYANAEWSSILPGILTNSDIEADPTSEEPNYVEITKPDSLMQEISVTSLNRETQSSTLKPSMLTNPETPEQLINDVISTTSSFPLISIINENNFSTIISYGETKSPDKYTEKPMIPVPMITTEEKPFTHQLETSSIDDSTYQTLSTKSTVEFSDIDHSPMEKMNNATVFEKVPVKVWDELEQNVTFDESSISRVTEYVPILTMLVGSTVNDSLALATNEVLSSTESDITKKVTETMSLETSTVEANTKIGQSESVTMLSGDTITDTVTPIVITHVQTESSEHLSKGNITTQSFDDRNVTISEISEVTTPPILSIISTSTLLSNKPTNDERLNISQSFNLTMNATEGIDSSTSTSAQPNDYFNVSLSVNSSDNTSEGISIGTITDSASFSETTDLPVAVIVTKNITLNHETNLKPIDSSTSDVDTDKYDENPESLTNKLQSIETNEKESSIEMEISKINDISTVQPTVASNTMNSTSTSTYTTETIFVRIDGPSVDPSTLSSMIPESTTATKITFINDLKSNTSTESNVYVTSTTTESAVEKLMNDTKETLITNTISLPVLPINETNFIGNRIEDFVKNISSPSTNQHTITTTSVVFNELVTTTDSIKSSDMRTTDAGIKNTIMTSEMETSYTTPISDIITDNVQTTESYSNSETSSNLNPDVNSKEPSFVRHQNDLIESLNSITTLLPSEQETATDKTVMNVTTKANTTLLTPNAVPVVIQEQMTTLIAGEQSVTETFLNIHDYQLKNHTGIESEASLKANESRYSDSKEDTQRYSTPYVKLNITFTNDLSSTDASDVSVDNMITTKVSENAESTSSSTTIEPSQDLRVQTNKTIEESMENVATINESNWMIDQITANVSADTKGNDTNGTSLEIINDNTNDSTKVQVENNESISVSPDVIEEVSSSKLLTSSVSMATENSLGSQSTSKISYNENMNGSYSEDRETTEKWLLIPHKVVASSTVEKTTVYPTTQKIIQDIAHASDTRLPAVTSEIKSNENIPLDSPASVTALDVTVTKTESDIVNFSKMCNNLAFDFWMAANKGLSTNRSLVLSPFGMVSLLAMIFLGARGTTSDQMNELLKLDDVATFNPHLVFQNVTDMVGLTRGQGITNAAFVRELFVDRARVRKTLPFYKEQAQQFYEGLVAEVNFATIGDIVRRRTNLLVRKQTGGRIKDFIKANTVPLRSPLAAVSANVFQTNCNSSFVSSDGRDGELYFAVSPAIRQRKLIPVPAIVWRSNILAGYEPSLDATAVALGKVENLVTTVFLLPGQQGHIAPGDTLDRLERRLIASASRDNNWNRLLKVLLPRNSLELQIPKFTHRSVVNATAALRRMGFDRLFTEQADLKGINGIGNHLHLSDILQINLFGTCGDENPTNGRHHMETYPATPIKRARQHEETSNRMALDTRGQSNLLDYLEVNASKSMFGKTDKRRKRHADNAKVIMRSERSRLKLDRPFLYFVRHNPTGLILHMGRFNPRLLP; translated from the exons ATGTTTTTCATCGAGAAAGAAGCCGGTCGTTATACGATCGATATATCT gTTACTCGAAACTTACGTACTCGTCAAGGGTGGCAGGCTTTAACGGTACTTGTCATCCTCTTGACAAGCATTTTTTCGTCGTGCAAGGCTTCGCCGCTGTCAAAGGTCACGGCCGGTGGATTAGATGACACTGGAAAATTATGGGATCAGCGTAG tAACGCTTCGAAAAACGTGGATtataaaaaggatgaaaatgaGAATCCAATAAGACGCGATTTGCCAGCTTCGCCGGCAGAACTGCTGAAACCCGACAAATTTCTATTCTACACGTATAACGATCAGGGGAACATGATCACGAAGCAAATGAGTTTACGTGAGATACAGACTCTAATCGCAAGTGGAAACGGCGGGCACGTTGCGATGGAGATATACGAACCTCACAAATCTGGTGATCTGTTGAATGGAGAAAAGAAG GTGATGGATGTAGTTGAAAAAGTgcaaaatgtattaaaaagtGCATTGGATAAACCATCGACCATGGCCGGCTCGTTATCGACTATTCCAGAATACGCAAACGCCGAATGGAGTAGCATTTTACCTGGTATTCTGACCAATAGCGATATCGAAGCTGATCCTACATCGGAAGAACCTAATTACGTGGAAATTACGAAACCCGATTCTCTTATGCAAGAGATATCGGTAACTTCGTTGAATCGAGAAACTCAATCGTCCACGTTAAAACCATCGATGTTAACTAATCCAGAAACACCTGAACAATTGATCAACGATGTCATTTCAACAACCAGCAGCTTCccattaatatcgattattaacgaaaataatttttcgacgaTTATTAGTTATGGCGAAACGAAATCTCCAGATAAATATACTGAGAAACCAATGATTCCAGTGCCAATGATCACTACCGAAGAAAAACCATTCACCCATCAGTTAGAGACGTCATCAATCGACGATTCGACGTATCAAACATTGAGTACAAAATCCACTGTCGAGTTTTCTGACATCGATCACTCGCCAATGGAGAAGATGAATAATGCAACGGTGTTCGAAAAAGTTCCAGTCAAGGTTTGGGACGAATTGGAACAAAACGTGACTTTTGACGAGTCGAGCATTAGCCGAGTAACGGAATATGTACCGATTTTGACTATGTTGGTGGGATCAACGGTGAACGACTCGCTTGCCCTAGCAACGAACGAAGTGTTGTCATCCACTGAAAGCGATATAACGAAAAAGGTAACGGAAACAATGTCATTGGAAACATCGACTGTAGAAGCAAATACGAAGATTGGTCAATCTGAAAGCGTCACGATGTTATCGGGAGATACAATCACTGACACGGTCACGCCAATTGTTATTACGCATGTACAAACGGAATCGAGCGAACATTTATCTAAGGGCAATATCACTACACAATCTTTCGACGATAGAAACGTGACAATTTCTGAAATATCAGAAGTAACGACTCCTCCCATCTTGTCAATAATTTCAACGTCGACGTTATTATCGAACAAGCCAACAAACGATGAACGATTAAACATTTCACAATCGTTCAACTTGACAATGAATGCGACCGAAGGAATCGATTCTTCGACATCAACGTCGGCACAACCCAATGATTACTTCAATGTTTCATTATCAGTAAATTCATCTGACAATACATCGGAAGGAATATCCATTGGTACGATTACAGATTCTGCTAGCTTTTCAGAAACAACAGATCTTCCTGTCGCCGTAATCGTTACGAAGAATATTACTTTGAATCATGAAACAAACTTGAAGCCTATTGATAGTTCAACGTCCGACGTTGATACAGACAAGTACGATGAAAATCCTGAGAGTTTGACGAATAAGTTACAGTCAATCGaaacaaacgagaaagaatCTTCGATCGAAATGGAAATTTCCAAAATAAATGACATATCTACTGTACAACCTACAGTAGCGAGCAATACAATGAATTCGACATCAACATCTACTTATACAACGGAGACCATTTTTGTTCGGATCGATGGTCCGTCCGTTGATCCTTCTACTTTATCCAGTATGATACCTGAATCTACTACGGCTACCAAGATTACCTTTATCAATGATTTAAAAAGCAATACTTCCACCGAATCAAATGTCTATGTTACGAGTACGACAACAGAATCCGCAGTAGAAAAGTTAATGAACGACACGAAGGAGACtttaataacaaatacaaTTTCGCTACCTGTTCTACCAATCAATGAAACAAATTTCATTGGCAATCGCATTGAAgactttgttaaaaatatttcttcaccTTCTACGAATCAACATACGATAACGACAACATCGGTTGTATTTAACGAACTGGTTACGACTACTGATTCGATAAAAAGCAGTGATATGAGGACGACTGATGCAGGAATTAAGAACACCATTATGACCTCAGAGATGGAAACATCGTATACAACACCAATTAGCGATATTATTACAGATAACGTACAAACTACCGAAAGCTATTCAAACAGTGAGACTTCTTCGAACTTGAATCCCGACGTAAACAGTAAGGAACCTTCATTTGTACGACATCAGAACGATCTCATCGAATCGTTAAATTCAATTACGACGTTGTTACCTTCGGAGCAAGAAACTGCAACTGACAAGACGGTCATGAACGTCACAACAAAAGCGAATACCACTTTATTAACTCCAAATGCGGTACCTGTGGTAATTCAAGAACAGATGACGACCTTGATTGCCGGTGAACAATCTGTTACGGAAACTTTTTTGAATATCCATGATTATCAGCTAAAAAATCATACTGGCATTGAATCGGAAGCATCGTTAAAAGCAAACGAATCTCGTTATTCCGATTCAAAGGAAGATACGCAAAGGTATTCCACTCCTTATGTAAAATTGAATATCACTTTTACGAATGATTTATCTTCAACCGATGCGAGTGATGTATCCGTGGACAATATGATTACAACGAAGGTTTCGGAGAATGCGGAGTCAACGTCGAGTAGTACTACAATAGAACCGTCACAGGATTTGCGCGTCCAGACAAacaaaacgatcgaagaatCGATGGAGAACGTTGCAACGATAAATGAATCAAATTGGATGATAGATCAAATAACAGCTAACGTTAGCGCAGATACAAAAGGTAATGATACGAACGGAACATCCTTagagataataaatgataatacgaATGATAGTACGAAGGTACAAGTAGAAAATAACGAATCAATTTCTGTATCTCCGGATGTTATCGAAGAAGTATCGTCGTCGAAATTATTGACATCGTCTGTATCAATGGCAACGGAGAACTCATTGGGTTCGCAATCGACTTCGAAAATCAGTtacaatgaaaatatgaatggAAGCTATTCGGAGGATAGGGAAACAACTGAAAAGTGGTTGTTGATACCTCATAAAGTAGTTGCATCATCGACCGTCGAAAAAACTACCGTCTATCCAACGACTCAAAAGATCATACAGGATATCGCCCACGCGTCAGATACACGCTTACCTGCTGTAACGTcggaaataaaatcaaatgaaaatataccGTTAGATTCTCCGGCAAGCGTAACCGCTTTGGATGTTACCGTGACGAAGACTGAAAGCGACATCGTTAACTTCTCGAAAATGTGCAATAATTTAGCTTTCGATTTCTGGATGGCAGCTAATAAGGGCCTAAGTACAAACAGATCCCTGGTTCTTTCGCCCTTCGGTATGGTCAGTCTACTGGCCATGATATTTTTAGGAGCACGAGGAACCACTTCCGATCAGATGAACGAATTACTTAAGTTGGACGACGTAGCCACATTTAATCCACATTTGGTGTTTCAAAACGTAACCGATATGGTGGGATTGACGAGAGGACAAGGGATCACAAACGCTGCCTTCGTTCGTGAACTTTTTGTCGATAGAGCGAGGGTCAGAAAAACGTTGCCATTTTACAAAGAACAAGCCCAACAGTTTTACGAAGGTCTTGTTGCCGAAGTGAATTTTGCCACCATTGGTGACATCGTTCGGAGACGGACGAACTTACTGGTTAGAAAACAAACGGGCGGTAGGATCAAGGACTTTATAAAGGCGAACACGGTACCTCTACGATCTCCTTTGGCTGCTGTATCAGCCAATGTTTTCCAAACTAATTGCAACTCCAGTTTCGTTAGTTCTGACGGAAGAGACGGCGAATTATATTTTGCCGTGTCACCGGCTATCAGACAGAGAAAATTGATACCTGTGCCAGCTATAGTCTGGCGATCGAATATACTTGCAGGTTACGAACCTAGTTTAGATGCTACTGCGGTTGCTCTTGGTAAAGTCGAAAATCTTGTTACAACGGTGTTCTTATTGCCTGGACAACAAGGCCATATAGCCCCAGGTGATACTTTGGATCGTCTTGAACGAAGATTAATAGCAAGTGCTTCGCGTGACAATAATTGGAACAGGCTTTTGAAAGTATTACTTCCTAGGAATAGTTTAGAACTTCAAATACCTAAATTTACTCATAGATCGGTCGTTAATGCGACAGCAGCTCTCAGAAGAATGGGATTCGATAGACTGTTCACCGAACAAGCTGATTTGAAGGGTATCAATGGAATTGGAAATCACTTACATCTATCCGACATACTACAG attaatttGTTCGGCACGTGCGGCGATGAGAATCCAACAAATGGAAGACATCACATGGAAACGTATCCAGCCACCCCAATAAAAAGAGCTCGTCAACACGAGGAAACTTCGAATAGAATGGCTCTGGATACACGTGGTCAGTCCAACCTCTTAGATTACTTAGAAGTAAATGCTTCGAAGTCGATGTTCGGTAAGAccgataaaaggagaaagcgACATGCAGATAATGCGAAGGTTATAATGAGATCGGAAAGATCGCGATTGAAACTCGACAGGCCCTTCTTATATTTCGTACGTCACAATCCCACCGGTTTAATACTTCACATGGGAAGATTTAATCCAAGACTTTTGCCCTAG
- the LOC127071476 gene encoding MORN repeat-containing protein 5-like, whose translation MDNQYHELILRTITQDLHLAVSKSQNNETRSSKISISMKNVKQVQNDNYFNEGKALNILTDQDEDDELDVKVEKDFNDLFWRESFFINGSNYNGTWDAVGMAGIGKYILPNATIFEGEFRDDKFHGNGTMSWPCGQSIDGVWISGKLKSKRYRFKDDLIFVEDGWEYCQFPDRRFYACVTTGLRPARITLKTNCQPAKTIPLFCYDVGNGIYYPNTRCIMSYDSTKIIEIPTKSRIEWIIGNCRKGYDKPTHYQPWLNENWSKKTREELNIEYCLPLSTDSPQGWWKRLSTFEQDTNIYQKDDEFLCKHCYLNRREKKTCESSEKTNCCN comes from the exons atggATAATCAATATCATGAATTGATTTTGAGAACTATTACTCAGGATTTGCATCTG GCTGTCTCGAAATCACAAAATAATGAAACCAGATCATCGAAGATTtcaatatcgatgaaaaatgtgAAACAAGTTcagaatgataattattttaatgaaggAAAAGCTTTGAACATCCTTACAGACcaggacgaggacgatgaaCTAGATGTCAAAGtcgaaaaagatttcaatgaCCTATTTTGGAGGGAAAGTTTTTTTATCAATGGAAGTAATTACAACGGTACCTGGGACGCAGTCGGCATGGCAGGAATTGGAAAATACATTTTACCGAAtg CAACCATCTTTGAGGGTGAATTTCGTGATGACAAATTTCACGGAAACGGAACCATGTCCTGGCCGTGCGGACAAAGCATAGATGGAGTCTGGATATCTGGCAAGCTGAAAAGTAAGCGGTACAGGTTCAAGGATGATTTAATATTCGTCGAAGATGGCTGGGAATATTGTCAATTTCCTGACAGACG ATTCTACGCTTGCGTCACGACTGGCTTGAGACCTGCACGGATAACGCTAAAAACGAATTGTCAACCGGCTAAAACAATTCCTCTCTTTTGCTACGATGTGGGTAACGGTATATACTATCCGAATACTCGTTGTATCATGTCATATGATTCAACAAAG ATAATCGAAATACCAACTAAATCGAGAATCGAGTGGATTATAGGCAATTGTCGGAAAGGCTATGACAAACCTACACACTATCAGCCATGGCTAAATGAGAATTGGtcgaaaaaaacgagagaagagttaaatatagaatattgttTACCCTTATCAACCGATTCACCGCAAGGATGGTGGAAAAG ATTGTCGACTTTCGAGCAAGATACCAACATATATCAGAAAGATGACGAGTTCCTTTGCAAACATTGTTATCTGAaccgaagagagaaaaaaacatgtGAAAGTAGCGAAAAAACAAATTGCTGCAATTAA
- the LOC127071311 gene encoding tubulin alpha-1 chain-like — translation MRECLSVHVGQGGVQIGNACWELYCLEHGIQPDGQMPSDKTVGGGDDSFNTFFSETGAGKHVPRAVFMDLEPTVVDEVRTGTYRQLFHPEQLITGKEDAANNYARGHYTVGKEIVDLVLDRLRKLADQCTGLQGFLIFHAFGGGTGSGFTSLLMERLSVDYGKKSKLEFAIYPSPQICTAIVEPYNSLLTTHTTLEHSDAAFMVDNEAIYDICRRNLDIERPTYTNLNRLIGQIVSSITASLRFDGALNVDLTEFQTNLVPYPRIHFPLATYAPVISAEKAYHEQLTVAELTNACFEPANQMVKCDPRHGKYMACCMLYRGDVVPKDVNASIATIKTKRTIQFVDWCPTGFKVGINYQPPTVVPGGDLAKVQRAICMLANTTAIAEAWSRLNHKFDVMYSKRAFVHWYVGEGMEEGEFSEAREDLAALEKDYEEVGLDSVEGEGEGGEEY, via the exons atg CGTGAGTGTCTATCAGTGCACGTAGGACAAGGTGGAGTTCAAATAGGTAACGCCTGTTGGGAATTATACTGTTTGGAACATGGAATTCAACCCGATGGGCAAATGCCCTCGGATAAAACAGTTGGAGGAGGGGATGACAGTTTCAATACGTTTTTTAGCGAGACAGGTGCGGGAAAACACGTTCCAAGAGCTGTTTTTATGGACTTAGAACCTACTGTAGTAG acgAAGTACGTACAGGAACTTACAGGCAACTCTTTCATCCGGAACAACTGATCACAGGGAAAGAGGACGCAGCAAATAATTATGCGAGAGGTCATTACACCGTAGGCAAGGAAATCGTGGATTTGGTATTAGATCGATTACGCAAATTAGCCGATCAATGTACGGGACTCCAAggctttcttattttccacgcTTTTGGTGGTGGTACCGGATCTGGATTTACCAGCCTTTTGATGGAACGATTATCCGTTGATTACGGGAAAAAATCCAAACTTGAATTTGCTATCTATCCGTCGCCCCAGATATGCACGGCGATAGTTGAGCCATACAATTCCTTACTAACTACTCATACGACTCTCGAGCATTCGGACGCCGCTTTTATGGTAGACAATGAAGCGATTTACGATATCTGCCGGCGTAATCTCGACATAGAGAGGCCGACTTATACAAATCTGAACCGTTTGATCGGTCAGATCGTCTCTTCCATTACCGCGTCTCTGCGCTTCGATGGTGCTCTGAACGTTGACCTTACTGAATTTCAAACGAACTTGGTACCTTATCCGCGAATTCATTTTCCACTTGCCACTTATGCACCGGTTATCTCGGCCGAAAAAGCATATCATGAACAATTAACGGTAGCAGAGTTGACCAACGCCTGCTTCGAGCCGGCCAACCAAATGGTAAAGTGCGATCCACGACATGGTAAATACATGGCTTGCTGCATGTTATACAGAGGTGACGTTGTACCGAAAGATGTGAATGCCTCGATTGCTACTATCAAAACCAAACGTACTATACAATTCGTTGATTGGTGTCCAACTGGATTTAAG GTCGGAATAAATTATCAGCCACCTACGGTTGTACCGGGCGGCGATCTCGCTAAAGTTCAACGCGCGATCTGCATGTTGGCCAATACGACCGCCATCGCCGAGGCATGGAGCAGGCTCAATCATAAATTCGACGTTATGTACTCGAAGCGTGCCTTTGTACATTGGTACGTAGGAGAGGGTATGGAGGAAGGTGAGTTTTCAGAAGCACGAGAAGATTTAGCGGCATTAGAGAAGGACTATGAAGAAGTTGGTTTGGATTCGGTTGAAGGAGAGGGCGAAGGAGGAGAGGAATATTAA
- the LOC127071307 gene encoding NHL repeat-containing protein 2 produces MCGQVNKKMSVSDTVKILTDACEQIRHDLQIIIDQTEKQKLVLRHIKTFANTDACVKDFPKGLEWFNVSENLSMKKHLHGKIIILDFFTYCCINCMHILPDLEALEKEFSIKSGLVVIGVHSAKFSNERDSTKIRSAVQRYNIMHPVVNDATLSMWQDIGIICWPTMVMLGPRGQPLVIILGEGHREELFLYTKVALDYFTSTNEISNHALPIAPAIHLLPTSTDLLRFPGKIEIYSSEMGEKLIISDTGNNRILVTDIHGNVEHVIGGYDPGYKDGNFKETKFNAPQGTCILNEMIYVADNENHAIRRIDLGKQTVTTVAGTGKQGHDYKGGKFGTDQTLSSPWDVTIYHHNNGKTTVPILLIAIAGTHQIWALFLEDTIWWKNKLYKAGTCVAIVGNGREGNRNNSYPHAASLAQPSGLTIAQEYNIAFFADSESSSIRQVHLENGKVSTLCGADKNPQNLHDFGDIDGTHHTAKLQHPLGIAWNSVQQNIYIADTYNHKIKKVDLAGNCKTLYGAGKPSDMFSFDEPSGLAINSSGEILYVADTNNHSVKKIDLKSETISSISFVLLVQDDDDVNEEYTFDTLINANGGKLTITFEIIFEGDLKLNSEAPQKWSLSLPKDTWMAKSLSGSLTTPTSIQIPDGSECNDLRFILDIITCNINECIPKKILVVFKVQQNADGPRTVIEHKKIIIKK; encoded by the exons ATGTGTGGAcaagtgaataaaaaaatgagtGTTTCGGATACAGTGAAAATATTAACGGATGCTTGCGAACAAATTCGACATGATcttcaaattattatcgatcaaacggaaaaacaaaaactagTTCTACGCCATATAAAAACATTTGCTAATACTGACGCTTGTGTAAAGGATTTCCCAAAAG GCTTGGAATGGTTCAATGTCTCCGAGAATCTCTCCATGAAGAAACACCTCCAtgggaaaataattatattagacTTTTTTACTTACTGCTGTATCAACTGTATGCATATTCTGCCTGATTTGGAAGCATTAGAAAAGGAATTCTCTATAAAGTCTGGTTTAGTTGTG ATCGGTGTTCACAGTgcaaaattttctaatgagCGTGATTCAACAAAAATAAGGTCAGCTGTACAGAGGTATAATATAATGCACCCTGTTGTTAATGATGCGACACTTTCAATGTGGCAAGATATTGGAATAATTTGCTGGCCAACAATGGTAATGTTAG gTCCAAGAGGGCAACCATTAGTAATTATACTAGGTGAAGGTCATAGAGAagaactatttttatatacaaaagttGCACTTGATTATTTTACATCaacaaatgaaatatctaACCATGCTCTTCCTATAGCACCAGCTATACACCTGTTACCAACTTCAACTGATCTTTTACGATTTCCTGgcaaaatagaaatttattcttcTGAAATgggagaaaaattaattatatcagaTACTGGCAACAATAGAATTTTAGTAACAGATATTCATGGAAATGTAGAGCATGTTATAGGTGGATATGATCCAGGCTATAAAGATGGTAATTTTAAAGAAACCAAGTTTAATGCACCTCAAGGTACTTGCATACTCAATGAAATGATATATGTTGCTGACAATGAAAATCATGCTATTAGAAGG ATTGATTTGGGAAAACAAACTGTAACTACTGTGGCAGGCACAGGAAAACAAGGTCATGATTATAAAGGAGGAAAATTTGGTACAGATCAAACACTTTCTTCTCCTTGGGATGTGACAATATATCATCATAATAACGGCAAAACTACTGTGCCGATTTTACTGATTGCAATTGCAGGCACACATCAAATTTGGGCACTTTTTTTAGAAGATACTATTTGGtggaaaaataa atTGTACAAAGCTGGTACATGCGTTGCTATTGTTGGAAACGGTCGAGAAGGGAATCGTAATAATTCGTATCCTCATGCAGCATCGTTGGCTCAACCATCTGGTCTCACAATTGCTCAAGAGTATAATATTGCATTTTTTGCTGATAGCGAAAGTAGTAGTATCAGGCAGGTTCACTTAGAAAATGGGAAAGTTTCTACATTGTGCGGTGCTGATAAGAATCCACAG AACTTACATGACTTTGGAGATATCGATGGCACTCATCATACTGCAAAACTTCAACATCCTTTAGGAATAGCATGGAATTCAGTTCaacaaaacatttatatagCAGACACTTATAatcacaaaattaaaaaagtagatCTTGCTGGAAATTGTAAAACATTGTATGGTGCTGGCAAACCAAGTGATATGTTCTCT TTCGATGAACCAAGTGGACTTGCAATAAATAGCAGTGGGGAGATTTTATATGTAGCGGATACGAATAATCATTCCGttaaaaagatcgatttaAAGAGTGAAACCATCTCGTCC ATTTCCTTTGTTCTCCTAGTccaagatgatgatgatgttaaCGAGGAGTATACTTTTGATACGCTCATTAATGCAAATGGGGGAAAGCTTACAATCacatttgaaattatatttgaagGTGATTTAAAGCTGAATTCTGAAGCACCTCAAAAATGGTCACTATCGTTACCGAAAGATACTTGGATGGCCAAATCTCTGAGCGGCTCGCTTACAACACCAACATCAATTCAAATTCCTGATGGTTCTGAATGTAATGATTTACGCTTTATTTTGGATATCATAACTTGTAATATCAATGAATGTATACCAAAAAAGATATTGGTAGTATTTAAAGTGCAACAAAATGCGGATGGACCTCGTACTGTCATCGAACATAAAAAGATCatcataaagaaataa
- the LOC127071320 gene encoding DNA repair protein SWI5 homolog, whose translation MSSSFIDDTLGGYKENAEKEASMIVPNKKQLELNQIPLEDEKKQQFFKLLHLKKKLDTEFTNLKTSREKYPSMKQTTNLLHEYNDVKDATQVVFDAVAQINNITVKSLHKDYGLPTNDS comes from the coding sequence ATGTCTTCCTCATTCATTGACGATACTTTGGGTGGATATAAGGAAAATGCAGAAAAGGAAGCATCGATGATAGTGCCAAACAAAAAGCAGTTGGAATTAAACCAAATTCCAttagaagatgaaaagaaacaacaattCTTCAAACTTCTTCATCTTAAGAAGAAATTGGACACAGAATTTACCAACTTGAAAActtcaagagaaaaatatccgTCTATGAAGCAAACTACAAATCTTTTGCATGAATATAATGATGTGAAGGATGCAACCCAAGTTGTATTTGATGCTGTGgctcaaataaataatatcacagTTAAGAGTTTACATAAAGATTATGGTTTACCTACTAATGACAGCTGA